A genome region from Arachis duranensis cultivar V14167 chromosome 8, aradu.V14167.gnm2.J7QH, whole genome shotgun sequence includes the following:
- the LOC107460625 gene encoding uncharacterized protein LOC107460625: MDKEQEEMQFLGLFGIYKESYKMIIAWRKIFTKITLSLILPLSFIFLIHIEISDVLFRKIMHNSQEMIETPQGTPQYNKLSDMVSSEWVTFFLFKIVYFTFLLIFSLLSTSAVVYTVASIYTSREVTFKKVMSVVPKVWKRLMVTFLCAFSVFFLYNFATALVIIILLLLLGPGDGTVAIFIIVGLIFLIGFLYLTVVWQLASVVSVLEESYGFQAMKKSKDLIKGKMWLSVIIFLMLNISFFLVQFLFKNFVVHGWRVSSLDRTAYGLLCFLLLSHLFLFGLVIQTVLYFVCKSYHHQNIDKSALSDHLEVYLGEYEPLTAKNVQLEQYQV; the protein is encoded by the coding sequence ATGGACAAAGAACAAGAAGAGATGCAGTTCCTTGGTCTCTTTGGGATCTACAAGGAATCATACAAGATGATAATCGCATGGAGAAAGATCTTCACGAAGATCACCTTATCCCTAATCCTTCCTCTCTCCTTCATCTTCCTAATCCACATAGAAATCTCCGATGTCCTCTTCAGGAAAATCATGCACAACTCCCAAGAAATGATCGAAACTCCACAAGGCACACCTCAATACAATAAGCTCTCCGACATGGTTTCTTCAGAATGGGTtaccttcttcctcttcaagaTCGTATACTTCACTTTTCTACTcatcttctctctcctctccaCCTCCGCCGTCGTCTACACCGTAGCTTCCATCTACACTTCAAGAGAAGTCACCTTCAAGAAAGTCATGAGCGTCGTTCCAAAGGTTTGGAAGAGGCTCATGGTAACTTTCCTATGCGCCTTCTCCGTTTTCTTCCTCTACAACTTCGCCACAGCCCTTGTCATTATAATTCTCTTGCTATTATTGGGTCCCGGCGACGGCACCGTTGCCATCTTCATCATTGTAGGCTTGATTTTTTTGATTGGCTTTCTGTATCTTACGGTGGTTTGGCAGCTAGCCAGCGTTGTTTCGGTGTTGGAAGAATCTTACGGATTCCAAGCGATGAAGAAGAGCAAGGATTTGATCAAGGGGAAGATGTGGTTGTCAGTGATCATATTCTTGATGCTTAATATATCGTTTTTCTTGGTACAGTTTTTGTTCAAGAATTTTGTTGTGCATGGATGGAGGGTGAGTTCTTTGGATAGAACGGCTTATGGGTTGCTATGTTTCTTGTTGCTTTCACATTTGTTCTTGTTTGGACTTGTGATCCAAACAGTGCTTTATTTTGTTTGCAAATCTTATCACCACCAGAATATTGATAAGTCGGCCTTGTCGGATCATTTGGAAGTTTATCTTGGCGAGTATGAGCCTTTGACCGCCAAAAATGTTCAGCTTGAACAGTATCAAGTTTGA